ctctccccattgACGTGCCCTTCAGCGGGCTGTATCGGGTAAGGGCGGTTTGCGAAGTTGGAGCTAGGGGCGCGCAAGCCTGACGTCCGCTCACCGCCATGCTGTCTCCGCGCTCAGGGCGTGAAGGCGAGGAACCTCATTCACGCACGCATCGAGGAGAACATTCGCGCCAAGATCCGCCGGCTTCGGGCCGAAGAGCCGCAAGGGGAATGCAAGGACGCACTGCAGCTCCTGATTGAGCACtcatgggagaggggagagcgGCTGGATATGCAGGTGAGTAGCAATTTCAAAAGATGCCAGGGGTGAGGGGTGTCTCTGGCTTTCCAGAACACTTCCTGGGAAAGTGTCCTGTCAGGGGCCCAGCTTCTCCCAGACTCCACTGATGGACCCCGAAGGTTGACGCTAGGTCTGCAGAGCTGTAGAAGAGGGTGGTTGCGCAACTGGAATGGTCCCGAGGTTCAAAGGGAAAGTCTCATTTGCAAAGATTAAAAGAACGTTGGGAGGTATTAATAAAACCAAGGCTTTACCTCGGTAGGTCGGGGAAGAGTAGAATTAAGGGAGTTTAGCGTTTTGTTTGCGTTCTTTGACTTTCTATGAGCAAAAACGTTTACCCCTGTAATCTTCCGTACAATATTCCCAGTTCGGTTCTTTGTAACGGTGCTGTAAAATTGCACGCTGATCTGAATAAACTTCCGTTTCTATCCTTAGGCACTAAAGCAATCTTCAACAGAGCTCCTCTTTGGTGGCCATGAAACTACAGCCAGTGCAGCCACATCGCTGATCGCTTACCTAGGACTCTACCCACATGTTCTCCAGAAAGTCCGAGAAGAGATAAAGAGTAAGGTAGGAGGATTCTAGAGGGTCCCTGCTTGTCTAGGACATTCCCCTACTGCCCCGCCCCCCACTTTCCAGTGAGTGAGTTTGCTCCCTATACCCAGTGCTATGAAAGTGAAGGACCAAAGGCTAGGTGGGCCTGTCAGGGAGAGACTAGGCCTCCTGAATTAAAGAGGCAGCTCTTTGTGCTAAGATCTCTCTTGGGCAGAGTTTGACCTTGtgttcctgctcctcctccacctttTACAGAACTGTGGAGATTACCAGTTTCTCCTTTCGTGGATATTTGCCCATTCAAGAAAATGAATAGCGTGACTAGTGCCATAGCTGATCAGGGTGGGCAGTGTTGGTGAGGGGACAGGTTATGACGCTTATACCTGATGAACAACATTCCCTGGCTGAAAATGGGCGGTCGATTTGGACTGAGGAAAGGACTGGCCATCAGCTGCTATTCCCCACTTATCCCCTCCCACCCAGAGCTTTTGGGTTTAGGTAACAGTCCTGTTGACATCAGCTGGCTTGATTTTATTGGAGTGCCCAAGAATCATTGCCCTCTGTATCTGTTTTAATAGGGCTTGCTTTGCAAGAGCAATCAAGACAACAAGTTAGACATGGAAACTTTGGAGCAACTTAAATACACTGGGTGTGTTATTAAGGAGACCCTTCGATTGAATCCCCCAGTTCCAGGAGGGTTTCGGGTTGCTTTGAAGACTTTTGAGTTGAATGTGAGTTCTCCTCCTACCCCATCCCCCAGCCTGCCTGCTCTGCTATGgtttccagcctcagcctccctgagtAGTGGCTTACTTACTGCCTTCTACACTGTCCTGCTCTATGGATGCTCCATTCAGGAACGAATCAATCCTTCCACTTGCCCTCTACTCTTAACCCCAACGTATCCGTGATAACCTTTTGTTGTTGCAAGCTCAAGTCCAGCTTGTGGGTTCTTAGGacttcatacttttttttttttttcagggataccagattcccaagggctggaatgtTATTTATAGTATCTGTGACACTCATGATGTAGCAGATATCTTCACTAACAAGGAGGAATTTAACCCTGACCGCTTTATATCGTCTCATCCAGAGGATGCATCCAGGTTCAGCTTCATTCCATTTGGAGGAGGCCTTCGGAGCTGTGTAGGCAAAGAGTTTGCAAAAATTCTTCTTAAGATATTTACAGTGGAGCTGGCCAGGTATTGTGATTGGCAGCTTCTAAACGGACCTCCTACAATGAAAACCAGCCCCACTGTGTACCCTGTGGATAATCTCCCTGCAAGATTCACCCACTTCCGGGGAGATATCTGATGGGTATTTCAACTCTTGGACTTCTTTGaagtgtacttttttttttttaaatagtgccaTGTTGCctttatttaatttctaaatgTATAGTATAATATTTATATGTCTCTACTACAGCCCCATggtctttaaatattaaaataatgaacTTGTATGATttccaaataaagtaaaattaaaaagtgcTTTTCTTGCTTGTAAGATTCTTGTTGGCAAGCTGGCCATGATAGTCCATGGCtgcaatcctagtacttggaaggtaagggcaggaagaagaggcattcaaggccagctggggctacagagatactgtctcaaaagaacaaagcacACCAACAGAAATTCCCGTTAGGAAAAACTGACTGGCTCAGGGTTGTACtttgtgtatttaaaataattcagagTGAAAACATAGTTCCCCTCCATGTTAGAaaatatgtattatgtgtgtacTGTCTAAAGGCATTTTTGCAAATTCTTCTAAGGTAGTTGAGAGTCCATATTTTGAAACATTATCAAAGTGAATCAAGTTAGATTTATTAACTTACATTTTATGGGGCTGGGGGTTGGTTCGAAGGCCTCACGAGTATAGGGGAAGCCTTTATCACTGAGGCACAGCTCCCTGTTGCCAGCCCAAAGTTAATTTGAGATTCTTTTCCTCTTGTGCTtttgggagttgaacccagggcgaTTTTAGTCCTTTGGTGCTGGTTGTTGGCTTTAGAGTAGAGAAAGATGGTTCTGGGAAGGTAATGACGGCGGTGCATCGGGGAGCGTTATTCTAGTGTAACAGGGTCAGCATGTCTAACATCTAAGTTAGCATAATTAATCCACATCACATAGAGGCAGAACTTCTCTTTGAAGTTGATGTTTTAGATAAGACAGAGCCAGTCACTCTGATTATGGACAGTTCTtgaccaaaatgaaataaaaaaagaaaactgctgGTGTGTCACCTTTACTTAGAAGTTGCTTCTGAAAACCGTGCTGGAAAAGGCAAGGCTGGTTTAGATAAGCTGAGCCCAGGCTTTCTTTAGTCAAGATGAGGCAGTAGGAGCAGATTTAGTTCACTGACAGATAAAGTTTTTATCTGTCTCTGGCAGTAGGGTGTGAGGCTGACATGACTGATAAAATGGCCCAGTCATGACCCTGTGAACCTTGGCTAACCTCCTGGAAAGCACAGGTTTGCCGCAGTCCTGACCCTGACATGGCCACGTTTCTAAACTGAAGGCCGGACTCAATCCAGAAAGGTTAGCCACGGTGATCTGCTTATGCAAGCACATTCTCCGTTTTGAAATGGCACAACCTGCTTACTGAACCTCTGACGGCTTGTAGGTTTTggactttaaaattttcattaaaagtCGAGAATTTGGCAATACCACAGAAACCGGGTGGTCTGAAATAGGTGTTTGAACAGCGTTCTGTTGACAATTAGTCTTGCATATTCTACCTGACTTTAGTGTTTGAGTAGAACTACTTATTGCTGGATTCTTCTGATATTTGGAGGGCTTATTGAATAACCCACAATGCCTTACGGTATTGTGGCCTTAGACTGCACCAATCAGAAATGAGATGGGCTGCCAAAGCTGCAGTATTCTCTACTATGAAAAGGTGGTCCGCCCTCTCCATAACATTTGCTCTAGATCTTTGCAGATAGATTGAGCTAGCTTGAGGGCATCATGATTACAGATTATTTATACAAGGCCATTTTAGGAAGATTTCAACACTTTGCATGTTGTTGGCGGGTGATTAGCCTTTAACAACAATGTCTTTGGTGACTTGAAAACAGTGAATCCCCACCagctgagttctataagaaactTGAGCCATTTTAACATATAATTCAACTTCTTAAAAAgccaccttaattttttttttaatgtggagaaCTTTGAGGAAGGCGCTCGTGTCTTCTCAAGGCTACCTTTAGCTCAGTTATATTGTCCAGAATCCACCTCAGAAGTCCACCTCCAGTTCAGTCTCTGATAATGCTGTGGGTGCTGAGTGAAGGCAGACTAGGTGTGTGGTGTGAGGCTGGGTGTTTGTGGGCTGTTGTAAAGGACATAGAGTGAGCCTGGGTCACACCTATCTGGGACAAGTGTGTTTATGGTACAAGTGCATGTGGGTCAGTGCCCACGTGATGGAGAAACGATGAGGAGTTGGCCAAAACTGTGGAAAGAGGGCAGTGGCCATAGAGAATAGCCCTTGGGGCTCCCAGGACTCCACACAGGGTTGGGGGGCGGGTGCAATCACTCCCTGAGCTGTAGGTGGGCTCACCACACTCAACTGagccctctgcctccttctggcAGGGTTTACCCTTGTCATTTTCTGTGCTTTGGTCTTCAGTCGGAGGTGTGGTGCCACTGACCACAGATCACTACCAGGGCAGGGATGTGAAAGGGAGAGCATCCATGTTCTGAAGGACTATATAGCCTCCTCTTAGCACAGACCCAGATAAGGAGATACCCCAGGAGTTTTGGAATCAGGAAAGACTTCCTGATGCCTCTCCTGCCCATCCCTAACCCTTACCTAACAGCTAGTAACATTCGCCTATTATCTTTCCAATTTTCTGCAGCCAACGGAGGGTCACTGCCTCCTAacttcctttcctggatctcagcaccccttctgcctctgctacaGCACTCTTTCACAAGCCATGGGCGAATTGGGGCTCCACGCCCCTCCCATACCCTGCTTGGTTTCAGGGCTTTTGCACTTTGCAAACCCCCAGAGATCCACAAGGGGGCGGACTTCTCCCTTCTATGCCAAGCTGGGGGTTCTGTGGCTTTTCCACCAGTGACCATGAAATCCAAAGTTGGGACATTCTGGTTCAAGGCTGCGTTGAGCCCTAGGTAGTCAGAAGCTGAAAAGTGCCAAGTAACTTAGCAAGTGCTCCACAACAGGCCTGGCCCCTCTGGAAGGGATCACACACTCCAGGTTCACCTAGACCATCATTTGGCTCCAGAGGTGGCCACCAACAACTTGTAGACTGGGGATTTCAGTATTTCCCACACTGCCCATATTTTGGTCTATGCTACGTTACCCCCAGTTTTCCAAACACATGGGCAACCTAGTCAGTGTTTAGATGATCTGAACTCAATTCTGAAACCATCCCTTGAGAAAGATCACTgtgggggctgtagagatggctcagtcattgaGAGCACCttctggtcttgcagaggacctgagtgtggttcccagcacctagactgggtagctcacaactgtctttaactccagctccaggagatctgatgacctcttctggcctccaggagcacacacacacacaccacccaatacacataataaaaataaaataagtctgtttgcttgtttgtttgttttgaaacagggtctcaccatgtagccctggctggcctggagctaactgcgtagaccaggctgttgtccaactcagagatctgcctgcctcagcctctggagtgctaggattaaaggtgggcaccacacCTGGCAACAATAAAAGAAAGTCTTAAAAAGGAAGCAGGACCTCTCGGGATGGTAGAGAGgttgtggtgactcccacaaACAACTGGTCAACACTGTTGGAAATACAGGTTCAGACCTGCTCTTCTGAACAGAGCATGATTAGGAGGTTGGCCGGGGAGGAGGGTGTCAATGCCGCCATGTGAAGAAGCAGCTCGAGTTCTTTGGTGATGAAACCTGTGATCTGGTGAGGGAGCAAGCCTTCATACAGAAGCCGGGTGGTGAAGTTGACTTAAACGGCTCTCCCATTGTCTTCCAAAGCGAAACAGTTGCAAAGCTCTGAGCTTTCATTCTGTGGTAGTTCAGTTCTTCAGACACCTTCTTTACTTTGAAATACACATTAAGAACAATCCAGGGAGACAGGCTCCCCTCCTCTACTCTCCCTGCTCATTCTGAAGTCCTTGCCTTGAAGAGCTTCAGGAGCAGATGAGGTGCAGGCACAGAGGCCTGTGACACATGACTTCTACCTGCAGTTTCTGGTCTGCTCCAATACACAACAGCTTTCCCCAGCTGTCCTATGCCGACCATGCGGTCCACTCACTTGTACCTTAGGTGTGTagcatccttctctctctttctcagtctTCATACAGTGCCATGCACTGATATAGAACTGATCACCCCACCATTCCCTTCTCTCTACCTCCTGAAATGCTAATCAAGGTTAGGAAATGCTTTTCATCATTCTAATCATGTACATTTAATCCATTTGCATAATTTATTGCCCTCCTCCAGAATCTGCTCACACATAGTAAGTGTTCTTTGAGAGAGTGCTTCTGGACACCATCTACCTTGTGTTTCTTTGACTTACATGGTGCCATGGTTTTTTTTGAAAAGTGAAACTTTCATCCTTGGAAAATCTCAGTGGCCGCAAGCTTACACGGTGTGGTTTAACAGCATGTCACATTCCTGAAACCAATGCTCCATGGGTATTTGGCCAAACAAGCTTTCCTTTCTTTGAAGTAGAGTCAACTCCAGTTAGAACCCTGGGACAGGGGCGGAGGCTTAGCTCTGGACTGTGTGGTGGGTTTTCTGGGTGAGAGTTATCATGTTGCAGTATTCGTAACCACATTGCTTCAGTACAACAACTGCCCCGCACTGTAAGATTGCTCACTGCTGCCAAAGTCTCAGTCCATTGAAGGGTTAGAAATCTCTGTTTGCTCAGTAATAGTAGATGCTTCCAGACTGTGAACCTGAAGTTACTAGTAGATTCATCTGAATTGGGAAAGGAGGATAGAGTGCGTTGCTTATAAGGTGACAAAATAAAGTCATTAAGAACAGCCCATTAAGTAGAACCATGCCATCCACTGCTACAGTGACCTATTTCACATGAGGGAACTTGGTATTCTGAAATGGGAAATTCATTTAATATCAACTAGTCATGGACTTTCAGAGCCAGAAGGACTGTGGATGCGTCATCTGAGCACCTCAGGCTACAGCTGGCAAAATCAGGGTTCCAAGAACCCTTAGGTTCCCACAGAGAATAGGACCAGAGTGCTGTAGGACTTGCTTTTGATTTTAACAAgcacaacaacaaagaacaaaacccCCATGCACTGGTTGTTTGTGTATACGTCGGTCAGAAGGTGGGGAGACGCTTTGAGACTGAACCGTGCATGGATTCTAGACCTTTATATACCTCTGAGGAAAGAGACTCGTGATGTTGTTAGAACTTGAGGTTTTGTAGCCAAAATGAATCCACACCAAGCCTGGCAGCAGATACAGTTTTCTGGCATTTCTGGTGAGGCTAGTGGCTGAATCTGTTCATTTTTAGAGCTGTACCCTCACACATTTTGGAGCTGAGTGTGATACTTTGACTAAGaacggctcccataggctcatgtatttgaatggctggtccctagttggtggaactgtttgggaaggattagaagggtggccttgtcagaggaagcGTGTCGCTGGAaatgactttgaggtttcaaagcccatgCTATTCCAGTTGGCTTTTGCTCTGCCTCATGGTAGATGTTTCAACAggtaagctctcagttactgctccagctcCATGACTGCTGCCACACTCCCCGCCATGGtcatcatggactcaccctctgaaatagtaagcaagcccccaatagACTCtttgttgccttggtcatggtatctcttcatgataataaaaaaaaaaagtaactaagacactgaggCAAGAAGCCTTGCTTATGAGATGGGAATGTGCAGCAGGATGCATGCCCACAGAGGGCTTGCTGAAATACAGATTGGCTCTGACCTAGGTTTTCTGCATTAACTCAAGAATTTGCATTTGCAGCTAGTCCCTGGGTGATGCTGATACTGGTGGTCCAGGGACCACACTGAGCATTATCAGTGAAAGCATTTCTGATCTGTGATTGCAAGCTTAGCAGAGTTGGCAAGTGATGTGATGTACCCAGAGCCAGGTGGTTGGTGTACAGACATGGCCAGCACAGGTACTCTCTAGAGTAGGCCCAATCTACTCTTCATGTGCAGGAACAAAGACCTTGGTGTCTAAAGTTCTCTCAATTATTTCAGGTGTTGGGCATTTTTATTTGCTTGGAAACAGCCTCGTTAGATATTGGAgacaattattcttttttaaatgcaaaacaaaatttgtttGTGGCCTTATTGACTGCTAGCTTGAAACTTCTTGGGTCTTTGGTCTTGGAGGAGTTTTTAGAGGGCTCTGTCAAGAGTTCgtctgagaggctggagagatggctcagtggttaagagcataggctgctcttcctgaggcccagggttcaatttccagcactcacatggtggctcacaactgtttatgactctagtcccaggagacctaacaccctcttctcacctctgagGGCAACAGCACTCATGTGGTATGCTATATATGCgaacaaaacacctatacatataaagtaaagaaagtagaattttaaattatatttaagaaaaaaaaaaagagttcatctGCGTGGCTCCGTTGGCTCCTGTTGGGTAGGAATGAAGTTACCCAAAGCCTTGAGCAGTGCTCCAAGGGCTCTCTTCCTGGGCAGCACACTCACGTGGCTGTTGACAGGAAGACTTGGTTCCTTGCTGTGTAATTCTCTCCACAGAGTGACTTGACGACCCCTGACACATGGCAGCTGGCCTTGCTCAGAACAAGTGATCCAGAATCTGGAGCCAGATAGAAGCCTTAATGTCTTTTACCACCAAGCTTTGAGATCATACTTTATTCTACTGATGACACCGATGAGCGGTCTCTGCAGGTGATTCCTGTCACTGGGAACTACTAGGGCCATGTGGAGGTTGGCTACCACAATGCATTCAAATGAAGGCACAGAtgctttttctgccttctctgaagtttttgtcttgtttctgagaAATCCTGGATTTCTAGCGTTTTCATTACCACCCATTGtctactgctgctgctgacaaTCAGGAACCCCTCATCTGGATGGTCTCAGGAGTCATCTCGTCCGAGGTTACAGACTGGAGAATGCTGGGTGAAGCCTGAGTGAGTAGATGCTTAAACTCTTCAGTTTGCCAATGTTTCCAACAAGCAAATTTCACTCAATTATGTTTTCAGGCCTCTGTGTTACTAGACTCCGATTTAGTTAATCCAGTCATTGGGGTGACGATGGTCCTGGTTTGTCTGGTACTTATGGATTTCCTGGGGCTCAGGACTCTCAGTGCAAATACTTGGGTaatcctaagcagagttgaaatgATCAATCCCTTCTTTTAgaaaagtattttgttttattattgttatgtgtgatatgtgattgatacagtgtgtgtgtgtgtgtgtgtgtgtgtgtgtgtgtgtgtgtgtgtgtgtgtgtgtaggacagaggacaactttgaggacaACTTTCaccttccacttttatgtgggtcctagagattaaactcaggtctttaacCTTGTGGAGTAAGTGCCTTTTCCCCACTGAACCCTCTCATAGGTCCGGCCCTCGTTTGTTTTGTGAGTCCATTCTGTGGACCAGCAACCTCTGCTTCACTTGATAACTTGGTGATGTGGCATCTCAGGCATCACCTCAGACTTCCTGAATCAATGTGTGTTTAGTAAGAGTCCAAGGCAATTTGATGCACGTTAAGGCTTCTGGATTTCTAGGTCTGATCCAAACTTGAGTTCTCTGAGGACTAGGGTTTGCTGGTTGCATGGGTAAAAGCTTTGGTTAACTTGACCTTGATGCAccttttatttttagttcctgcttctcttccatcACCGAAGGAAAGACAGCTAAAATTTCATTGTCGGAAGGAACCTAAAAGTCCCAACTCTCACCTGAACTTGAGTAGTGGTTTTCATGAAGCACCTTTTGACCAGTGAAATCCCCAACCTCTCTTCTCCACACAAAACGCCATAAGCAACAGAGATAAGAGGAGATTGCtgaacatttaggttgtttccagtttcagaCACTCTGAGCACTGTGTTCTGAAGGATCTTTGTACATACAGCCTTATGAAAAAATCAATGCTTCATTTATGAAGGGTTGGTTCAGAGAAAAGGAGTTTGCCATACCGAAGAAGGTGCTTATTTGAGACTACAGTGGATCTCTAAAACCAAGCTTGTCTGAAGagtgtttgggaaaaaaaaatagtatcacACTTATTTTATGGGAAATTGTAGAGCTTTAGTAGGGTGGTTGCAGAGACATCTGTTCACTTTGAAGGGTAGCTTTGACAGTATGTTTTATAAGGAGAATGAGGTGCAGAAGGACCTAGCTAAGTCATGTGAGAATGCCTAGCAAAGGGATTATTCACACCTCCAGAATACATTCTGGATGTTTCTTCTGGTTGTAAAGTATATGTACtgatatacataataataataattaagaatttGGGGGTCTAGGACTCTAGATCAGTtgaagaatgcttgcctagcacacataaagccctgggtttgatacctagaacccagggtgggggtgggtgggtcttAGTGTTccgttgctgtgaagagtcaccatgactgtaacaactcttgtaaaagaaaacatttaattggggcttgtttacagtttcagaagtttagtccattgtttgtcatggcagggagcaaggcagctcgcaggcagacctggtgctggagaggtaactgagagttccacatttggatccacaggcagcaggaagagagagagagagagagccactgggcctggcttgggcttctgaaacctcaaagcccacctccagtgacacacttcctccaacaaggccatacctcccaaaCCTTCcaaatagtgacactccctggtgaccaaacattcaaatctatcaacctatggggccattctcattcaaaccatcacagagtGGGTCAGGCCGATGAAAAGCCCAGGTGCTGCCGTGGTTGAGACTCTAGACAAGCTAGCTGTCCTTTCAGCCcacccttcctgtctctgccttccacttgCAGCCTTCCTTCTCTATCTTTAAAGGCAGGCAATGTCCTTGCTGCCATGTATGAGCACTTGCTTGGCAGATCCAAGGTCATGTGCTCATGCTGCAGCAGTGGAGCTCGGCTCCCAACGGTGGGAAAGGGAATGTTAGACTGCCTGTCCGAGGAGCCTGCAtctcatggtggtgcacacagctACCCCCTAACCCACCGGTGTGTGAGGTTATTTGGACCCTAGTCAACAACTAGAATAGATAAATCCGACAGCTCTACCCTTTGAAAACCTCTGTTTGCCTGTGGACACAGTTCTGAGTTAATCATCTTTAGCTTTGTGGCATTCTAAGGAAAATAGCTAAAATGTAATGAATGGCTACTCCAAGTGATATTTCACATTGCCTCACTTTTGATGCCGATACAGTTAATGGAGTCTTcctatgttgtccaggctggtcctgaaATTGTTGGCTCCAGTGATCCTCTGGCCTAATCCTGATTCACAGTGCTTGGctctagaattattttttaaaaaaaatatgtatttttaaaaattatatgtaattttgtgtGCCTGTATGGGAATATGTGTACatgcaaacctctatctccaaaaatatttataatttataacagtagcaaaatcacagttatgaagcagcaacggaaagaatcttatggttgggggtcaccacaacatgaggaactgtagtaaagggtcgcagcattagggaaGTTGAAAACCTAACTGGACTATGATTGGAAGTGTAGGCCCaattaaccctttccttctccatattgctttttgtcatggtgtttcatcacagcaatagacatccAGCTAGATGAACCAAAGACTTTAATTACTTATAGAGTGAGAGGTTACTCACAGGAATTTATAGGCCGCTATACCATGGGATAAatgtccccccaacccccagcaaATGTTAAGTGCTTACGTGTCCtcggggaggggtggggcctccTACACTGAATCTTGGGTATTTTGTGGGCCCGAGCCTTGGGTACCTTCACACTGACGGCGTTTCCTGCCTCAGCAGCTGTTAACTGCTTAGGTATCTTCAGGAGTGCTGTCTCCTGTAAGAATTATTAAATATGAGgggttttttttctcccaaatgcTACAAAACTTGTGCTTATGATAAGGAAttcaagtttttttattttaatatctctCATCTTGTAAGACTTTCATGCAAATGTTTTAATGCCCCCGTGAGCAGCAAAGCTTTTGTTTACTGCTTGGCTACATTCTTGGATTAAAGTGATTGACcattcctcttttattttctttccaacaaGTCTTTTAAAACTAGCCaatctagccaggtggtggtgcacacctttaatcccagcactcgggaggcagaggcaggcggatctctgtgagtttgaggccagcctggtctacagagtgaattccaggacaaccaacgCTATGTAGAGAAACTTGTCTTgcaaagccaaaaataaataaataataaaaaaacccctAGCCAATCTAATTAAACTGTGAAGTCGGTCCCCATCCAATGAGGAAAAGACACAGTCACCACTTGAGCTAGAATAAAAAGCAAGTgcacttcctgcctctgtgtgtttgctgttCTGAGGGTACCGTCTTGATCAGGAGTAAAATTTTGCCTGGTCCAGACACTTGGATGGAGTGGTGACAGCTCTCTCtgatagccctggctatcctggaacttactatgtagaccagactggcctggaaatcataacgatccacctgcctctgcctttggagtgctgggcTTAAGGACGTGTGCCATCATGTCCTGCTGGAGTGGTGGTCTCTTTCTTCATGAACTGGAGCTTGTTTCTAACACTCCCATCTGCCTCATGAACTCTCTGTGCCCTCTGCCTTGTTAATGAGGGGATGTGTTGTGGTTGTTTTTAACtcttcttggggggggggctgccacctagctcccaaataaatcacacatggaggcttattcttaattataaatgcctggccttagcttggcttgtttcttgccagctttccttaactttaattaacctgtctaccttttgcctctgggcttttctcattctcttacttctgtaaatcttactctcattcttactcagtggcttgctgtgtagctgggtggctggccccagtgtcctcctttccttgctctctcgcttctcctctcctcccagatttctccttttatttatcctctctgcctgccagcctcacctgtctctctctctcctgcctcgctattggccgttcagctctttattagaccatcgggtgttttagacaggcacagtaacacagcttcacagcgttaaacaaatgcaacagaaacaaaagtaacacaccttaaattaatattccccaacaggcaTGCTAGTGTCTTATGTCTTGTGTAGGTAATCATGGCTGCTCCAATTTCAAAATGGCAGTGGCTGTGTTATACCCAGAGGACAGTTTCCCACCATAACACTAAGCTATCTCAGGCTTGTTGTA
The nucleotide sequence above comes from Peromyscus maniculatus bairdii isolate BWxNUB_F1_BW_parent chromosome 1, HU_Pman_BW_mat_3.1, whole genome shotgun sequence. Encoded proteins:
- the Cyp26a1 gene encoding cytochrome P450 26A1; this encodes MGLPALLASALCTFVLPLLLFLAATKLWYLYCVSSRDRSCTLPLPPGTMGFPFFGETLQMVLQRRKFLQMKRRKYGFIYKTHLFGRPTVRVMGADNVRRILLGEHRLVAVHWPASVRTILGAGCLSNLHDSSHKQRKKVIMQAFTREALQCYVPVIAEEVGSCLEQWLSCGERGLLVYPEVKRLMFRIAMRILLGCEPGPAGGGEDEQQLVEAFEEMTRNLFSLPIDVPFSGLYRGVKARNLIHARIEENIRAKIRRLRAEEPQGECKDALQLLIEHSWERGERLDMQALKQSSTELLFGGHETTASAATSLIAYLGLYPHVLQKVREEIKSKGLLCKSNQDNKLDMETLEQLKYTGCVIKETLRLNPPVPGGFRVALKTFELNGYQIPKGWNVIYSICDTHDVADIFTNKEEFNPDRFISSHPEDASRFSFIPFGGGLRSCVGKEFAKILLKIFTVELARYCDWQLLNGPPTMKTSPTVYPVDNLPARFTHFRGDI